DNA sequence from the uncultured Ilyobacter sp. genome:
ATACAGACCTAAGGAAAAGCTTCCCATTGAAGAATTTTTAAAATCTCAGGGAAGATTTAAACATCTTTTTAAACCTGAAAACAAGCACCTTATAGAAGAGATGCAAAAAGAGGTGGACAGAAGATGGAATGAACTTTTAAAAAAATGTGGAGAAGAAGTATAGTCTATTTTAATTTTGAAATGATAGATTTAGTTCTTTTAAAATTTTTTTGAAAAACTTTCATTTGATTTAAACATCTATTTATAGGGCTTAAAAATTATATTCAAGGATTATTAAAAATAACAAAATTAAATATAATTCCCATGGAAAATTGGGCACTCTTCGGAGTGCCTTTTTGTGTTTTAAATCTAAGTATTATTATATTATTGATGATATAGCTGAATACGATAATAAGATTGCCAAAGCTATACTTACTGTTGAACTTTAAGAGCTTATAAAAAACAATAATGTTTATACATAATCGATGGACATATATTCCATTTTTATGTGATAATATAACACTATAAAAGATTTTAGAACAGTAAAGGAAGAATGCTATGAATAAAAAAATTCAAAAAGAAAATATAATATATAGAAACTTAAAAAATTTTTTCTTTCTATTTTTGATAGCTATCTACTGTTTATTTATATACCATTCATATGAAATTAATGAAGAAATTGATATCTTTGACGTCTGTATGGAAACATTGTTGGCATTTATAATATTAATTTTAGTCATAAAAATTAATTCTTATAAAACTTCAAAAAAAATATACAGCTTATTCGATATAGGGCTTAAATTGTTATTTACTTCCCAAGTTATAGAGGTTATGCAGGAAATCTTTAAATTACCAAAATTATCAGTAAATATTTTTGAGGATTTTTTTAAAGTGTTGTCTTTTTCTGTTATTATCACAGCAATATATTTTACAATAGAAGCAAATGAAGAAAATATGAAAAAATTAAAAAAAATAGCCTCTTACGATAAACTTACAAATATTTATAATAGACAAGAAATGATTAATAGATTTAATATGTTAAGGAAAATTTCGAATAGAAATCAAAATCCAATAACTGTTATATTTCTTGACGTTGATTTCTTTAAAAAAATTAATGACACTTATGGTCATCCTACTGGAGATACTGTCTTAAAAGAGCTGGCAACTGTAATTTCATCAAATCTACGTGATCAGGATATTTTTGGTAGATATGGCGGAGAAGAGTTTTTAATAATTCTTCCTGAAACAGATATTAGCGGAGGCTTAATTCTTTCTGAAAAAGTACGTAAATTTATTTATAGTTTTGAATTTAAAGAAGTTTCACATCTCACTGTAAGCCTAGGAGTCACTCAATATAAAAATGGAGAATTTATGAAGGATACTTTGGATCGTCTAGATAAAGCTCTTTATTTATCAAAAAATAATGGTAGAAATTGTTCAAGTTTCCTTTGATTAATAGTTGCTCTATCTTGGTAATCTTCAAATATTTTTATCTGTCTGCTTTTTCTTTGAGTCTGACCACTGTAAACTATGAAAATTAAGAAAGCTTTTTAAATCATGTATAAGTTATATTTTAATCATTAAAGAGAGTTCCGGCCGGAACTCTCTTTTGCATTATGAAAAGTTATAAAACTCAAAATAATATCAATAATATTGAGGGCGACTCTTTTAATTTTATTGTTAGTTATAATCTAAATTCTTCTTACTTTCCATCTCGTTTATTTACTTTTGAAGTCAACTATTATATAATAACCATATAGAATATTATAAAGCAGGTGATCTATGAGAAAAAGGTTGGAAAAGATAATATATGAATTAAATATATCTCTAGTAGAGAGGGGAAGTCATACAAGACTAGCTCTTCTTACTGCCCTTGCAGGGGAGAATATGATACTTGTGGGGCCTCCAGGGACAGCAAAGAGTGAGATATCTAGAAGGGTAGCCGAGGTATTTGATACAAAGTACTTCGAGTATCTACTGACAAAGTTTACAACACCAGAAGAGCTATTTGGACCTGTATCTATAAGGGAACTTGAGAAGGATAACTTCCGTAGAAAGACAGATGGCTATCTTTCTGATGCAAATATTGTTTTTTTGGATGAGATATTTAAGTCCAATTCTTCGATCTTAAATTCACTATTGACTATATTAAATGAGAAGGTGTATCACAACGGAAATCTCAAGGAAAAAACCGATATATACTCTATTATATCGGCATCTAATGAGCTCCCAACTGATTCAGGGGAACTTGTGGCACTTTATGACAGATTCCTTCTGAGGGTAATCGTGGACTATGTAAAGGAACCTTCAAAATTACTGGTATTAGAAGACAGGTATAGGGGGATCTCTGAGGAGCTGAAGCTGAATAAAGATATTCTAGAGGAGATAGCAAGGGAGAGCAAAAAGATAGAGATTCCTCCTCATATCGCAGAGATAATACTAAACTTAAAGGAAAAGCTAGATGAACACTTCAAAGATGAAATCACGAGCAAGATCAGAGAGAAGGTCTCTGATAGAAAACTTGTAAAGAGTATAGGACTCCTTAAAACCAGTGCCTATACCAATGGAAGAGATAGTGTGAATATAAGCGACACCTTGCTTCTTATTCACTGCTATTGGAACAGGATGGAGAATAGAGATGTGATCAAGAAATATATTTTTGAGGAGATTATTAAGCTCACAAATAAAGACCTTGAAAACTATGGAAATATATCCCAAGTTTGGTCAGAGGAGTTTAACGGACTCTTTAGGAAGCAGAGGATAGATGAGAATGGGAATCCTCTCTACTATGATGTAGATAACAATCTTGTGAAATTTTCCTATGGAGATATCCACCTAATGGATAAGTATGGGGAGTATGTTCACTATAAGGGACATGCTGAATATGTAAAGGTTCTGGCCGAACTTGGAAATTTTGATTATGGGTATATAGACAGCGGAATAGCCACCGATAGTGGAAAGATTGTCTGGAAATATGAATGTTCACCGGTGGAAGTGGTAACGTCGGCTGAAAGAGAATTGGAAGGGTATGAGCGGCTTGTAGTAAAGGGAAATCTGAAACCTGCCAAGATAGAGTCCTACGAGGAATATATAAAGGCCTATAGCGTAGTATCCCCGAATCTTATTCCAAAGATGGAAGGGATCAGAAGAAATATAGAGGAGGAGATAAAAGAGATAAGAAAAATCTCAAACTATCTAGACAAGGTAAGGCAATCTCTGATGATAGAAAACCTGTGGGTTATTGGTGATGATATGGAGGAACTGCAGGCTCTTGTAGAAAAAACTTATGAAGTAATGAATGCTTCACTTCTGAAGTTAGAAGAAGTACTTGGGAAGATAGATAGAGCTAAAATATCGGCAGAGAGGTAGAGCCATGGATATATTTGATAAAAGGGTAAGGAATAACTTTGATATAATGAAGAACATATGGATAAACTATCCTGAGACCAGGCTAAAAAGGGAGAGTATTGCTAAAAAGTGCTGGATGGCCTTATATGAGGGGAAGTCACCTCAAGAGGCCAAGGGGTTTTTAGAGGAGACTATGGAAGTACTTTCCATATTCAAGGATATGACCATAGGAAATGAGATCTTGTGCAACAAGCTTATAGGGGATTATTTTGCCAAGGTAAAGGAAAAATATGACCTTGAGATCTATGGCGAGATGGTAGGAGAGAAAAAGAGGTTAATGGATCTTTTTACCAAGAGTGAAATAAAGAGTCTTCTTCAGGATAATGACGACAGGATGGAACAGATCTTCCTTGAGGAATCCGAATATAAGGTTTACAGGAAAAAAGTAGAAAAGTACAGGGAAATGTGGAAAGATATCCAGGGAGAGGTAACTGATCACTTCCAGCTAGAGTATGATAAGATGAAGAAGATGAGGGATATACTGGGAGATTCTATGATGGATAAGATGGGATGGGATCTTTCCAGGGTAGATAAAAAAACACTTTTTGATTTAGGGGAGTTGGATCGGCTAGCTTTAGAGGACGAGAAACTCAACTATCTTTTAAATATGCTGGGTAAAAAGGAGAAAAAGAAAAATCTAGATTTGGATATGAGTGAGATACAAAACTCTCCCAATAAAAAAGAGCTTTTGGGGGTTCACCTGAGTAACGACCTGGTAAGACTCCTTCCATCTGAACTTTCACTAATGCACAATGAGCATCTTAGAAGGTATTTTCATGCTAAGTATATTGAAAACAGGCTCTCCACGTATCTTCTATCAGATATGGATGAGGATCTAAATCCCGGGGACAAGAACAATGAGGATGCTCAGGGACCAATAATTCTCTGTATAGATACCTCAAGCAGTATGAAGGGTCTTCCAGAGAGACTGGCTAAAGCATCAACCCTGTTTCTTCTTAAAAAAGCTCAAAAAAAGGGAAGGAAGATATACATAATAGCTTTTTCCGGAGAAGGGTCTCTGAGAGAGTTTGAAGTGGCACAGAGTTCAGATGGTATAGAGGGGGCGCTGGAATTTTTTAACTGGGAGTTTTATGGGGGAACGGACTATCTCACCCCAATAACACGATGTATCGAGCTTATAGAGAAGAAAGGCTACGTAAAATCTGATTTACTTATGATAAGTGACGGTATAGTTGAGGTCTCCGATGAATTTATAGAGTATGTAGAGAGGATAAAGAAGAGGTTTAAATTCAAGATTTATTCACTGATAATCAGTTCAAAAAATGTAAAAAATCTCTTCAGTGATAAGATTCTCTACTATGAATATAAGAAGAAAATGGATGCCAACAGAAGTTCTGAGTATCAATTTTATAATAGGAGTTTCCTATCAAATCATGGATAATTTGATAGTTAATGATAAATTAAAAGGAGTCATACCGGGCATACTAATCTTTAAAAGGAATTTTTTTTATTGCTAGAAAAATATATAATAGCTACCTATAAGGAAATTAATAGTTTTATACCTATTTCGTCAAATGTAGGAGATGAAAAATATGAAAAAGTTTGATCCTATTGCGTATAAAAAAATGGTCAAATCTTACCAGGAACAAAACGATCCAACTGGATGGTTTGATAGTATCTATACCGATGCACAGGGAGATTATAGAGATGTTTTTTGGGCAGATCTTGAACCTAACCCTTATCTTTTGAAGTGGCTAAAAAATTGCACTTTTGAGCATACTGGTCGTAGGGCAATTGTTATAGGTTGTGGAGTAGGTGATGATGCAGAGGCCTTAAGTGAAGCTGGATACAAAGTTACAGCTTTTGATATCTCCCCTGAAGCAATACGTCTTTGTAAAAAACGTTATCCAGACACCAAGGTAGACTATCTCATAGCAGACCTTTTTGACTATCCAACACAATGGTTTGAAAGTTTTGATCTTGTCTATGAGTGCAATACAATTCAGGTATTACCTGGTAAATATAGAATTCAGGCAAGAGATGCCATGGTATCTCTACTGGCACCCAAAGGGTATATTCTTGTTTCCTGTAGAAGCCGCCTAAATGGAGAACAAAAAGATGATATTCCCCTTCCTCTTGATAAAGATGAGATAGATGGCTTTGTACGATGTGGTCTAAATGAAAAGAGTTTTGAAGCTTATGATGATACTCAAGAACCGCCTGTTCCACATTTCTTTGCTGTTTACAGGAAATGAAAGATAAATCAATTAGTACAATATACTACTTGATGTAGCTGAAGTTTTATATTTTTTATCTTAACTTAAGGCATTGAATTTTAAATTTTTAATATAATTGTTATTTTTTTTAAAGGAAAAAATTATAAATGAAGTAACTTATACTGACACAACCTTATTAGAGTCTTCGTAACTCCCAATTGATTCTTCCCATCAAAGCCTCAGGTTTAATTTCCTGGGGCTTTTTAATTTATAAGATCAATAAATATTTATATATATATTTGAAAAAAGTAGCTTTTTTATTTGCTGGTCATAGACTCTCGAATTAGTTGTATTTTTTAAATATTGCCTTCAAAGGATACGGTAAGTCCTTTGTGCCATTAGAATTATTGAAATTTCTGATTATAAAAAAGGAAAATAACTAAAATAAAGAAGAACTCTTAAGCATATCTCAAGTTAATTATTTGGCAAACTAATGGAAACGTTAGGACGCAAAGCTATAGGGCCTTTAATATGGCAGCCAGTTGCAGAAAAAGTTTTTTTATATTTTTTGCATGGTTTTTTAGCCATGCTTTTTTATTTTTACATTTATATCTATTTCTCAAAAAATAAAAAAGTAAAAATTTACTCTTTCTACACTTGTTAAAGTTTTAAATATAGTGAAAATCTGGATTAGACAAGGAAATTAAATAACACTTCCAAGTTATTTTCCTACAGATATGCTGATTTTTTCAAAACGGTATCATAGCTTGTCACAAGATATCTCTAAAGGAAGTGAACTAAGAAAATTAAAATAATAATTTGAGGGGGAAGAAATGGTTTTAAATGTTAATTTACCAAAAAATTTTAATGGCGAAGCCAAAATTTTATATTTGAGAAAAAACAACAACTTATTTTTAGCAGGGTATGGATGCTACAATTCAAATTTGGAAAGATGTAGAAAGTGCTCACTTCAAAGTTTTAAAAAAGGAGATATTCTAGACATCGGTATTGATGATATTAAAAATACCGAAGAAAATGGTTGTGGTGAAATGTCCAATCCTTATTTCTCCCTAAAATTTGATCTAGGCAACATAGAAGGAATAAGGTTTTATTGAAAAGGAAGTGTGATTGTTTAGGATTATCGTAATAATAAGGTATTTTTTATTAAGTTTTCTGAAAAAAGAATCCCTAGAAACAGGAATCAAGTAATTACACAGAATGTAATTAAACCTGAAAACAGGCTCCCAGAATATCTTATTCTAGAGAGCCCATTGATTTATTTAATAATTAAAGTTTGAATAATAAAAAATTTTATATTAGCTTACTTGCCAACATATGCAATTACTTCAATTTCTACTCTCACATCAAGTGGCAATCGAGCTACCTCTACACAAGCCCTAGCTGGTTTGTTTTCAGTAAAATACTCAGAGTATATCTCATTTATTGCCTTGAATTCATTCATATCTTTGATAAAGACTCCTGCTTTCACTACGTCATTTAGAGAGGCTCCGGCCTCTTCTAAGATAGCCTTTACATTTTCTAATGATTGTCTTGTCTGCTCACGAATATCTTCAGATACCAGAGTCATTGTCTCTGGTACAAATGGGATTTGTCCAGATACAAATATCATATCTCCTGCCTTCATGGCCTGTGAATATGGTCCTACTGCTGCTGGTGCATTCTTAGTAAATATTGCTTTATTCATTATTTTTTCTCCTTTTGTATTTAAGATTTTTGTTATTTTTTATATGCTGTTTTTTTGAGAGGAAGTTCTGTTCTGAATTCACCGTCAAATTTATAATAAGCCCCCTGCACTGCTGGCGCTGTTGGAATAACGGTTATTTCTCCCACACCCTTGGCACCGTAAGCTAATTCTTCTGTATTTTTTTCTATAATTATCGATTTGATTTCTGGCACCTGGGTTGCCCTTAATAATCCCAAAGTTCCAAACTTTACTTGTGGCATTCCATTTTCAAATGGCATTATTTCTGTGAGAGCATAACCTAGACCCATGACAACTCCGCCTTCGATCTGTCCCTCAACTGATTTAGGATTTATCGCCTTCCCTACATCGTGGGCAGCTATTACCTTTTCTATTTTTCCATTTTCATTTAATACAACCAGTTGAGTTGCATATCCGTAAGCTATATGACTTTTTGGATTTTCTTTGGAGCTCCCAATTTTATCTGTAATTCCAAAGTATTCTTCAGTGTGGTCATAGCCCTCAATTTCTTTTAGTGTTTTTCCTTTGAGGGTATTTTTTAGTTCCAATGCCGCCAGTCTCACTGCTTCACCTGTAAAAACAGTTTGTCTTGATGCTGTTGTTGTTCCTGAATCTGGAGTTACATGAGTATCTGGAGTTTCGATGATTATATTTTTAGGGTCAATTCCAGTTGTTTGGCATAATATTTGTAAGTTAACTGTTCCTACTCCCTGACCAATACAAGCAGCAGAAGTTCTTAGATGCACCTTACCGTCTATTACAGTTAATCTACACCTTCCTATATCTGGAAGACCTACTCCTATTCCGGAATTTTTAAAGGCACAGGCCAGACCTACATATTTGTTTTTATAAAATTCATCTTTTACAGCTTCTAAAGTTTCTACAAGTCCTGTTCCTGAGTCTGCAATCTGTCCGTTAGGTAGAATTTGTCCAGGCCTTATTGCATTCCTATATCTGATTTCCCACGCCGAAATACCAACCAATTCAGCCAACTTATTGAGATTTGATTCATTGGCAAAGGTTGACTGAGTTACTCCGAATCCCCTAAAGGCTCCTCCTGGAGAATTGTTTGTATAATAAGCTTTTCCATCTATCTCGATGTTATGATAGTTATAGGGTCCCGATGCATGGGTACACGCTCTTTGAAGGACCGGCCCCCCTAAAGAGGAATAGGCACCTGTATCTGATAAAATAGTGGCTTTCATTGCTGTCAATATCCCATTTTCATCACAGGCAGTTGTCATTTCAATTTCCATAGAGTGTCTTTTGGTGCTCACATAGATACTTTCTTGTCTTGATAAGGTTACCTGCACAGGAATTTGTAAAATATACGCTAATAATCCAGCGTGATGCTGAACGGTCATATCTTCTTTGCCGCCAAAGCCTCCTCCGACTAAAGTAGATGTTACTCTTACCTGAGAAGGTTTTAACCCTAATAATCTGCTTACTTCTCTCTGCTCATCGTATATAGATTGCGACGAAGTATACAATTGAATTCCGTCTTTTATTGGCAATGCCGTAGCACTTTCAGGTTCTAAATACGCGTGTTCTGTTGCAGGGGTTTTATAGATGTGAGTTATTACGTGTTTTGAATCGGCTATAGCCTTTTCTACGTTTCCCCTGCTCAATGTCTGATGAAATAAGAGGTTTCCCTTTTCATGAATTTTTGGTGCGTTCTCTTTTTTTGCTTCCTCTATACTCAAAACAGGAGTTAACTTTTCATACTCTATCTTCACGGCCTTTTTAGCCGCCTCTAGTGTTTCCTTATCCTTAGCTGCCACCAGTGCTATGGCGTCTCCCCTATACCTGGTTACTTTCCTCACAGGAATCAATGCATCCCAGTCTGAGATAAAAGAAAGGTGACCTATATTGTTGATTCCCGGGACATCTTCTGCCGTTAATACTTTAAGTACCCCTTCCATTGCCTCTGCTTCACTTACATCTATGGATAATACCCTTGCTCTTGGATATTTTGACCTTACAGCACCTCCATAGTACATTCCGTCTATTTTTACATCCTCGGCATAAACTCCTTCTCCTATTGTTTTAGAAGGTCCGTCTACTCTGTGTACATTTGTGCCTACCATACCCTTACACTCTCTTTTGGGGATGCTTCTGCCAGTCCTCAGTATTTCTGCAGCAAGTTCGATAGCTTCCTCTATTTTCACATAACCGGTACATCGACAAATATTACCTGCCAAGCCCTTTTTTATTTCTTCTTTAGTTGGTTCCAAAGTTTTTAAGAATAAAGCCGTGGCACTAATGACCATACCTGGAATACAAAAACCACACTGAACGGCCCCTACTTCTGTAAAAGCATAGGCGAAGACGTCTCTTTGTCTTTGTGACAACCCCTCTAAGGTAGTTATTTTTTTCCCTTTTAATTTATCTGTTTTAAGAACGCACGCTTTCATAGCCTTGCCATCTACAAGAACGGTACATGTCCCGCATGCACCTTCTTCACATCCGTTTTTGGCAGCTTTCAAATCAAGGTCGTCCCTTAAGTATTTTAATAAATTTTTTACTTTATCTGTTTTAGTAAGTTTTCCGTTTACAATAATTTCATACATTTTCAGCCCCCCGGCTCTCTCAAAATATAGTCTTTCTCTTTAAGTATCTCCCCCTACCTTTTTGCCCTATAAATTTATTGTTCTTTACTATTATTTCTCCCCTTGAGATAGTCATAACAGGATATCCTTTTAGCTTCATACCTTCATAAAGGGTATGATCCACATTTTCGTGCAGGTTCTCATGTTTTATAGTCATTTGCTTCTCAGGATCGATGACCATGAGGTCGGCATCTGCCCCTATAGAGATAGAACCCTTTTTCGGATACAGTCCAAATAATTTGGCTGGTGCCGTGCTTACAACATCAACAAATTTATTTATGCTTATCCTATTTTTACCCACTCCCTCAGAATACATAAGAGCTATTCTGGTTTCTACACCTGGCCCTCCATTAGGGCACTTTGTAAAATCCTCGCTTCCAAGCTCTTTTTTTAATTTAAAATCAAAGGGACAATGATCTGTCGCGACAGTTTGGATATTCCCATCGGCTATTCCACTCCAAAGTCTTTCGTTGTTGCTTTTTTCCCTTAAAGGTGGACTCATTATATATTTAAGCCCTCTGTCTTGATCCTCTAGATACCTCTCATCATCCAGAAATAAATATTGAGGACAGGTTTCGGCGTAAACGTTCCGTCCTTCAGCTTTTGCTTTTTTTATCACATCTAGGCCGTCACCAGAAGACAGGTGAACTATGTATAGAGGGGCATCGTCAGCTTCTTTTGACATCTCTATCATTCTTTTTATAGCCTCTACTTCGGTTTTTACCGGTCTTGATTTGGCGTGATATATGGCAGCGGTTTTACCTTGGGCTATATATTTTTCTCTTAGTTCAATTATCTCTTCGTGGGCTTCTGCATGAATGGTTGTCATAGCCCCTAGAGAACTTAGTCTTTCCATGACGGCCTCTATCTCTTCATCTTGTAATTTGTTGTCATAGGTCATATAAGCCTTAAATGAAGTTACTCCGTCTTTCACCATAGATTCCATCTCTTCTAATATTTCCCTGTTTAAATGTTGAATTACCCCGTGAAATCCATAGTCAATTACTGCATCTTTTTCTGCATCTGCCTTATATTTATTTAATTGATGATGAAGTGTACATTTCTCAGGTCCAAATCCCATGTGATCTATTATTGTAGTTGTACCTCCGCAAGCAGCTGCAACAGTCCCAGTATAAAAATCATCCTTTGCGATAGCTATTCCCACATCCAAATTAAAGTGTGTGTGAGCGTCTACTCCCCCTGGCATAACATATTTTCCACAGAGGTCTACAACTTCCCCTTTATCTATTTCCAAGTTTTTTCCGATCTTAGATATCAGTC
Encoded proteins:
- a CDS encoding GGDEF domain-containing protein — encoded protein: MNKKIQKENIIYRNLKNFFFLFLIAIYCLFIYHSYEINEEIDIFDVCMETLLAFIILILVIKINSYKTSKKIYSLFDIGLKLLFTSQVIEVMQEIFKLPKLSVNIFEDFFKVLSFSVIITAIYFTIEANEENMKKLKKIASYDKLTNIYNRQEMINRFNMLRKISNRNQNPITVIFLDVDFFKKINDTYGHPTGDTVLKELATVISSNLRDQDIFGRYGGEEFLIILPETDISGGLILSEKVRKFIYSFEFKEVSHLTVSLGVTQYKNGEFMKDTLDRLDKALYLSKNNGRNCSSFL
- a CDS encoding AAA family ATPase, which encodes MRKRLEKIIYELNISLVERGSHTRLALLTALAGENMILVGPPGTAKSEISRRVAEVFDTKYFEYLLTKFTTPEELFGPVSIRELEKDNFRRKTDGYLSDANIVFLDEIFKSNSSILNSLLTILNEKVYHNGNLKEKTDIYSIISASNELPTDSGELVALYDRFLLRVIVDYVKEPSKLLVLEDRYRGISEELKLNKDILEEIARESKKIEIPPHIAEIILNLKEKLDEHFKDEITSKIREKVSDRKLVKSIGLLKTSAYTNGRDSVNISDTLLLIHCYWNRMENRDVIKKYIFEEIIKLTNKDLENYGNISQVWSEEFNGLFRKQRIDENGNPLYYDVDNNLVKFSYGDIHLMDKYGEYVHYKGHAEYVKVLAELGNFDYGYIDSGIATDSGKIVWKYECSPVEVVTSAERELEGYERLVVKGNLKPAKIESYEEYIKAYSVVSPNLIPKMEGIRRNIEEEIKEIRKISNYLDKVRQSLMIENLWVIGDDMEELQALVEKTYEVMNASLLKLEEVLGKIDRAKISAER
- a CDS encoding VWA domain-containing protein; this encodes MDIFDKRVRNNFDIMKNIWINYPETRLKRESIAKKCWMALYEGKSPQEAKGFLEETMEVLSIFKDMTIGNEILCNKLIGDYFAKVKEKYDLEIYGEMVGEKKRLMDLFTKSEIKSLLQDNDDRMEQIFLEESEYKVYRKKVEKYREMWKDIQGEVTDHFQLEYDKMKKMRDILGDSMMDKMGWDLSRVDKKTLFDLGELDRLALEDEKLNYLLNMLGKKEKKKNLDLDMSEIQNSPNKKELLGVHLSNDLVRLLPSELSLMHNEHLRRYFHAKYIENRLSTYLLSDMDEDLNPGDKNNEDAQGPIILCIDTSSSMKGLPERLAKASTLFLLKKAQKKGRKIYIIAFSGEGSLREFEVAQSSDGIEGALEFFNWEFYGGTDYLTPITRCIELIEKKGYVKSDLLMISDGIVEVSDEFIEYVERIKKRFKFKIYSLIISSKNVKNLFSDKILYYEYKKKMDANRSSEYQFYNRSFLSNHG
- a CDS encoding class I SAM-dependent methyltransferase — translated: MKKFDPIAYKKMVKSYQEQNDPTGWFDSIYTDAQGDYRDVFWADLEPNPYLLKWLKNCTFEHTGRRAIVIGCGVGDDAEALSEAGYKVTAFDISPEAIRLCKKRYPDTKVDYLIADLFDYPTQWFESFDLVYECNTIQVLPGKYRIQARDAMVSLLAPKGYILVSCRSRLNGEQKDDIPLPLDKDEIDGFVRCGLNEKSFEAYDDTQEPPVPHFFAVYRK
- a CDS encoding RidA family protein, which codes for MNKAIFTKNAPAAVGPYSQAMKAGDMIFVSGQIPFVPETMTLVSEDIREQTRQSLENVKAILEEAGASLNDVVKAGVFIKDMNEFKAINEIYSEYFTENKPARACVEVARLPLDVRVEIEVIAYVGK
- the xdh gene encoding selenium-dependent xanthine dehydrogenase, coding for MYEIIVNGKLTKTDKVKNLLKYLRDDLDLKAAKNGCEEGACGTCTVLVDGKAMKACVLKTDKLKGKKITTLEGLSQRQRDVFAYAFTEVGAVQCGFCIPGMVISATALFLKTLEPTKEEIKKGLAGNICRCTGYVKIEEAIELAAEILRTGRSIPKRECKGMVGTNVHRVDGPSKTIGEGVYAEDVKIDGMYYGGAVRSKYPRARVLSIDVSEAEAMEGVLKVLTAEDVPGINNIGHLSFISDWDALIPVRKVTRYRGDAIALVAAKDKETLEAAKKAVKIEYEKLTPVLSIEEAKKENAPKIHEKGNLLFHQTLSRGNVEKAIADSKHVITHIYKTPATEHAYLEPESATALPIKDGIQLYTSSQSIYDEQREVSRLLGLKPSQVRVTSTLVGGGFGGKEDMTVQHHAGLLAYILQIPVQVTLSRQESIYVSTKRHSMEIEMTTACDENGILTAMKATILSDTGAYSSLGGPVLQRACTHASGPYNYHNIEIDGKAYYTNNSPGGAFRGFGVTQSTFANESNLNKLAELVGISAWEIRYRNAIRPGQILPNGQIADSGTGLVETLEAVKDEFYKNKYVGLACAFKNSGIGVGLPDIGRCRLTVIDGKVHLRTSAACIGQGVGTVNLQILCQTTGIDPKNIIIETPDTHVTPDSGTTTASRQTVFTGEAVRLAALELKNTLKGKTLKEIEGYDHTEEYFGITDKIGSSKENPKSHIAYGYATQLVVLNENGKIEKVIAAHDVGKAINPKSVEGQIEGGVVMGLGYALTEIMPFENGMPQVKFGTLGLLRATQVPEIKSIIIEKNTEELAYGAKGVGEITVIPTAPAVQGAYYKFDGEFRTELPLKKTAYKK
- the hydA gene encoding dihydropyrimidinase, which translates into the protein MKLLLKNGTIVTSDKVFKEDILIENGLISKIGKNLEIDKGEVVDLCGKYVMPGGVDAHTHFNLDVGIAIAKDDFYTGTVAAACGGTTTIIDHMGFGPEKCTLHHQLNKYKADAEKDAVIDYGFHGVIQHLNREILEEMESMVKDGVTSFKAYMTYDNKLQDEEIEAVMERLSSLGAMTTIHAEAHEEIIELREKYIAQGKTAAIYHAKSRPVKTEVEAIKRMIEMSKEADDAPLYIVHLSSGDGLDVIKKAKAEGRNVYAETCPQYLFLDDERYLEDQDRGLKYIMSPPLREKSNNERLWSGIADGNIQTVATDHCPFDFKLKKELGSEDFTKCPNGGPGVETRIALMYSEGVGKNRISINKFVDVVSTAPAKLFGLYPKKGSISIGADADLMVIDPEKQMTIKHENLHENVDHTLYEGMKLKGYPVMTISRGEIIVKNNKFIGQKGRGRYLKRKTIF